The following coding sequences are from one Oryzisolibacter sp. LB2S window:
- a CDS encoding ABC transporter permease produces MALFALRRLATLILTLLGASCVVFWVLEVLPGNAAEVLLGPDAAPEAVAALAAQLGLDRPALVRYGQWLAGLLTGDLGDSHAYGAPVVDLIAERLTLTVPLALLAMLLTCALALAAGLYAAARHNRLGDWGVMGLAQIGIAIPNFWFAILLILLFSVKLQWFSAGGFPGWTEASGGGVLPALGALLLPAVALAVVQAAILARITRSAVLDVLREDFVRTARAKGLTRRAALWRHVLRNAMIPVVTVMGLQFANLLAGTIVVENVFYLPGLGRLIFQSIANRDLVVVRNCVMLLAAMVVLVNFVVDLLYAAIDPRVKVAGL; encoded by the coding sequence ATGGCCCTGTTCGCCCTCCGACGCCTTGCCACGCTGATCCTGACCCTGCTGGGCGCGTCCTGCGTGGTGTTCTGGGTGCTGGAGGTGCTGCCGGGCAACGCCGCCGAGGTGCTGCTCGGCCCCGACGCCGCGCCCGAGGCCGTGGCCGCACTCGCCGCGCAGCTGGGGCTCGACCGCCCCGCCCTGGTGCGCTACGGCCAATGGCTCGCGGGCCTGCTCACGGGCGATCTGGGCGACAGCCACGCCTATGGCGCGCCGGTCGTCGACCTCATCGCCGAGCGCCTCACGCTCACCGTGCCGCTCGCGCTCTTGGCCATGCTGCTGACCTGCGCCCTGGCCCTGGCCGCGGGCCTGTATGCGGCGGCGCGCCACAACCGCCTGGGCGACTGGGGTGTGATGGGGCTGGCGCAGATCGGCATCGCCATTCCCAACTTCTGGTTCGCCATCCTGCTCATCCTGCTGTTCTCGGTGAAGCTGCAATGGTTCTCGGCCGGCGGCTTTCCGGGCTGGACCGAGGCCAGCGGCGGCGGCGTGCTCCCCGCGCTCGGAGCGCTGCTGCTGCCGGCCGTGGCGCTGGCCGTGGTGCAGGCGGCGATTCTGGCGCGCATCACGCGCTCGGCCGTGCTCGACGTGCTGCGCGAGGACTTCGTGCGCACCGCGCGCGCCAAGGGCCTCACGCGCCGCGCCGCGCTCTGGCGCCATGTGCTGCGCAACGCCATGATTCCCGTGGTCACCGTCATGGGCCTGCAGTTCGCCAACCTGCTGGCCGGCACCATCGTGGTGGAAAACGTGTTCTACCTGCCCGGCCTGGGCCGGCTGATCTTTCAGTCCATAGCCAACCGCGACCTGGTCGTGGTGCGCAACTGCGTGATGCTGCTCGCGGCCATGGTGGTGCTGGTGAACTTCGTCGTCGACCTGCTGTACGCGGCCATAGATCCGCGCGTGAAGGTGGCCGGGCTGTGA
- a CDS encoding ABC transporter permease: MSALPAAQPSAPGFWRRALGQRSFAIGAALTALLLAAALLSLFWTPWPPNDMDMDAMLQPPGAAHWLGTDAYGRDVASLLLVGARASIAVGVIAVGIGLALGAALGLLAAARGGWVEEAVMRLADFTFAFPALLLAIMLTAVFGPGMVNAIVAIGIFYIPTFARVTRASAKAVWARDYILAARACGKGPWRITLEHVLPNIASVLIVQATIQFALAILAEAALSYLGLGTQPPQPSWGRMLAEAQTLMFQAPLLAVWPGVAIALAVLGLNLLGDGLRDLLDPRLARQR, from the coding sequence GTGAGCGCCCTTCCCGCCGCCCAACCCAGCGCGCCAGGCTTCTGGCGCCGCGCGCTCGGCCAGCGCAGCTTTGCCATCGGCGCGGCGCTCACGGCGCTGCTGCTAGCCGCGGCGCTGCTATCGCTCTTTTGGACACCCTGGCCACCCAACGACATGGACATGGACGCGATGCTGCAGCCGCCCGGCGCCGCGCATTGGCTGGGCACCGACGCCTATGGGCGCGACGTGGCCTCGCTCTTGCTGGTGGGCGCGCGCGCGTCGATTGCCGTGGGCGTGATCGCCGTGGGCATTGGCCTGGCCCTGGGCGCGGCGCTGGGCCTGCTGGCCGCGGCGCGCGGCGGCTGGGTGGAGGAGGCCGTGATGCGCCTGGCGGACTTCACCTTCGCCTTCCCGGCGCTGCTGCTGGCCATCATGCTCACGGCGGTGTTCGGGCCGGGCATGGTCAACGCCATCGTCGCCATCGGCATCTTCTACATACCGACGTTTGCGCGCGTCACGCGCGCCTCGGCCAAGGCCGTCTGGGCGCGCGACTACATCCTGGCCGCGCGCGCCTGCGGCAAGGGGCCGTGGCGCATCACGCTCGAGCATGTGCTGCCCAACATCGCCTCGGTGCTCATCGTGCAGGCCACGATACAGTTTGCGCTCGCCATCCTGGCCGAGGCCGCCCTGTCCTACCTGGGCCTGGGCACGCAGCCGCCCCAGCCCTCCTGGGGGCGCATGCTGGCCGAGGCGCAGACGCTGATGTTCCAGGCCCCGCTGCTCGCCGTCTGGCCCGGCGTGGCGATTGCGCTGGCCGTGCTGGGCCTGAACCTTCTCGGCGACGGGCTGCGCGACCTGCTCGACCCCCGTCTCGCACGCCAACGATGA
- a CDS encoding ABC transporter ATP-binding protein translates to MTTSPAPLLEVSELAITLPTARGPVRAVHDLGFTLERGETLGLIGESGCGKSLTALALMGLLPEGARAQGSVRLHGQELIGLAERTLCGLRGNRMAMVFQEPMTALNPVHRIGQQVAEPLRLHQGLSAAQARAEAIALLERVGIDQAARRLDAYPHQFSGGQRQRITIAMALACGPDLLIADEPTTALDVTLQRQILDLIHGLVAERDMALILISHDLGVIAQSVRRTLVMYGGTVVEAGPTRAVFKRRAHPYTQGLFAARPQWGAARVTGARLPTIAGTVPELTDLPTGCPFAGRCPRTVAACHAALPQAVDLGAGHEARCIRLGDAP, encoded by the coding sequence ATGACGACAAGCCCCGCCCCGCTGCTCGAGGTCAGCGAGCTCGCCATCACCCTGCCCACGGCGCGCGGCCCGGTGCGCGCCGTGCACGACCTCGGCTTCACGCTCGAGCGCGGCGAGACCCTGGGCCTGATCGGCGAATCGGGCTGCGGCAAGTCGCTCACCGCCCTGGCCCTGATGGGCCTGCTGCCCGAGGGCGCGCGGGCCCAGGGCAGCGTGCGCCTTCATGGCCAGGAGCTGATCGGCCTGGCCGAGCGCACGCTGTGCGGCCTGCGCGGCAACCGCATGGCCATGGTGTTCCAGGAGCCCATGACGGCCCTCAACCCCGTGCACCGCATAGGCCAACAGGTCGCAGAGCCGCTGCGCCTGCACCAGGGCCTCTCGGCGGCCCAGGCGCGCGCCGAGGCCATCGCCCTGCTCGAGCGCGTGGGCATAGACCAGGCCGCGCGGCGGCTCGACGCCTACCCCCACCAGTTCTCGGGCGGGCAGCGCCAGCGCATCACCATCGCCATGGCGCTGGCCTGCGGGCCCGATCTGCTCATTGCCGACGAGCCCACCACGGCGCTCGACGTGACGCTGCAGCGCCAGATCCTCGACCTGATCCACGGCCTGGTGGCCGAGCGCGACATGGCGCTCATCCTCATCTCGCACGACCTGGGCGTGATCGCCCAGAGCGTGCGCCGCACCCTGGTGATGTATGGCGGCACCGTCGTCGAGGCCGGCCCCACGCGCGCCGTCTTCAAACGGCGCGCCCACCCCTACACCCAGGGCCTGTTCGCCGCCCGCCCGCAATGGGGCGCGGCGCGTGTGACGGGCGCCCGCCTGCCCACCATTGCCGGCACCGTGCCCGAGCTGACCGACCTGCCCACGGGCTGCCCGTTTGCCGGGCGCTGCCCGCGCACCGTGGCCGCCTGCCACGCCGCCCTGCCGCAGGCCGTGGACCTGGGCGCGGGGCATGAGGCACGCTGCATACGCCTGGGGGATGCACCGTGA
- a CDS encoding ATP-binding cassette domain-containing protein, with translation MNTMQSIAASALPSGAAGPFDTNIPLLRVRELRRDYALPRTHLFAPRPQLTALAGVSFDLHAGRSLGVVGESGSGKSTLARLVMALDVPTAGSVQLLGRDLHRLPAHELRAARRDFQMVFQDPYGSLDPRQRVETIVTEPLQALAAATRTTRAELRERAAEVLAQVGLRPGDALKYPHEFSGGQRQRIAIARALITRPRLIVADEPVSALDVSVQAQVLNLLADLQERLGLSFLLISHDLAVVQQLCDEVLVLYRGQVVERGAPQALFGAPQHPYTQALVTAVPRIDDFLD, from the coding sequence GTGAACACTATGCAATCGATAGCTGCCAGCGCTCTACCATCGGGCGCTGCAGGCCCATTTGACACAAATATCCCGCTGCTGCGCGTGCGCGAGCTGCGGCGCGACTACGCGCTGCCGCGCACGCACCTGTTTGCGCCGCGCCCGCAGCTGACGGCGCTTGCCGGCGTGAGCTTCGATCTGCACGCGGGGCGCAGCCTGGGCGTGGTGGGCGAATCGGGCTCGGGCAAATCCACGCTGGCGCGTCTGGTGATGGCCCTCGATGTGCCCACGGCCGGCAGCGTGCAGCTGCTCGGGCGCGACCTGCACCGTCTGCCGGCCCATGAACTGCGTGCGGCGCGGCGCGACTTCCAGATGGTGTTCCAGGACCCGTACGGCTCGCTGGACCCGCGCCAGCGCGTCGAGACCATCGTCACCGAGCCGCTGCAGGCCCTGGCCGCTGCCACGCGCACCACGCGCGCCGAGCTGCGCGAGCGCGCCGCCGAGGTGCTGGCCCAGGTGGGCCTGCGCCCGGGCGATGCGCTGAAGTATCCGCACGAGTTCTCGGGCGGCCAGCGCCAGCGCATCGCCATCGCGCGCGCCCTCATCACGCGCCCGCGCCTGATCGTGGCCGACGAGCCCGTGAGCGCGCTCGACGTCTCGGTGCAGGCCCAGGTGCTCAACCTGCTGGCCGACCTGCAGGAGCGCCTGGGCCTGAGCTTTCTGCTCATCAGCCACGACCTGGCCGTGGTGCAGCAGTTGTGCGACGAGGTGCTGGTGCTCTACCGCGGCCAGGTCGTGGAGCGCGGCGCGCCCCAGGCCCTGTTCGGCGCACCACAGCACCCCTACACCCAGGCCCTGGTCACGGCCGTGCCGCGCATCGACGACTTTCTGGACTGA
- a CDS encoding ABC transporter substrate-binding protein: MLTRRTAIASGALASAVLATPLHALAQGRKDSVTLALTLEPPGLDPTAGAASSIAEVTLYNIYETLTKINSDGSVSPLLAESWEVSPDLRTYTFRLRKDAMFHNGEPCNAAAVKFSFDRAGGDKSTNKDKRLFAGLTTQVVDEHTVVIINQDIEPDLLFLLGQATAIIVEPKSAGGNATKPVGTGPYRLAAWSRGASITLAAWPEWRQAAALRIRRASFRFIPDPAAQVAALLAGDVDAFPRVTPRSVAQFKSNPRFQVIVSGSRAKTILAINNARRPLSDRRVRRAIAAAIDRKTVIQGAADGLGVPIGSHYVPGAFGYVDTTGINPYDPEKAKRLLAEAGVTLPLTLTMTLPPAPYARQGGEVIAAQLAKVGITAKLQNVEWAQWLSGTYGRKNYDLTLISHVEPFDLGNFARPDYYWGYQSAPFNQLYEKIKNAARPADRARLLGDAQRMLAEDAVHAFLYQPQWVTVANKQLRGLWKDMPIFVNDLSALSWS, from the coding sequence ATGCTCACCCGACGCACCGCCATCGCCTCCGGCGCCCTGGCCTCTGCCGTTCTGGCCACGCCGCTGCACGCGCTGGCCCAGGGCAGGAAGGACAGCGTGACGCTGGCGCTGACGCTGGAGCCGCCGGGCCTGGACCCCACGGCCGGCGCGGCCTCGTCGATCGCCGAGGTCACGCTCTACAACATCTACGAGACGCTGACCAAGATCAACTCCGACGGCAGCGTCTCGCCGCTGCTGGCCGAGAGCTGGGAGGTCTCGCCCGACCTGCGCACCTACACCTTCCGGCTGCGCAAGGACGCCATGTTCCACAACGGCGAGCCCTGCAACGCCGCGGCCGTCAAGTTCTCCTTCGACCGCGCGGGCGGCGACAAGAGCACGAACAAGGACAAGCGCCTTTTTGCGGGCCTGACCACCCAGGTGGTGGACGAGCACACGGTGGTCATCATCAACCAGGACATCGAGCCCGACCTGCTGTTCCTGCTTGGCCAGGCCACGGCCATCATCGTCGAGCCCAAGAGCGCGGGCGGCAACGCCACCAAGCCCGTGGGCACGGGCCCCTACCGGCTCGCGGCCTGGAGCCGCGGCGCCTCCATCACGCTCGCGGCCTGGCCCGAGTGGCGCCAGGCCGCGGCCCTCAGGATACGCCGCGCCAGCTTCCGCTTCATCCCCGATCCGGCGGCCCAGGTGGCCGCGCTGCTCGCGGGCGACGTGGACGCCTTCCCGCGCGTCACGCCGCGCAGCGTGGCGCAGTTCAAGAGCAACCCACGCTTTCAGGTCATCGTGAGCGGCTCGCGCGCCAAGACCATATTGGCCATCAACAACGCCCGCCGGCCACTCAGTGACCGGCGCGTGCGCCGCGCGATCGCCGCGGCCATAGACCGCAAGACCGTCATCCAGGGCGCGGCCGACGGCCTGGGCGTGCCGATTGGCAGCCACTATGTGCCGGGCGCCTTCGGCTATGTGGACACCACGGGCATCAACCCCTACGACCCCGAGAAGGCCAAGCGGCTGCTGGCCGAGGCCGGCGTGACGCTGCCGCTCACCCTCACCATGACGCTGCCGCCCGCGCCCTATGCGCGCCAGGGCGGCGAGGTCATCGCGGCCCAGCTGGCCAAGGTGGGCATCACGGCCAAGCTGCAGAACGTGGAATGGGCGCAGTGGCTGTCGGGCACCTACGGGCGCAAGAACTACGACCTGACGCTGATCTCGCATGTCGAGCCCTTCGACCTGGGCAACTTCGCCAGGCCCGACTACTACTGGGGCTACCAGTCCGCGCCGTTCAACCAGCTCTACGAGAAGATCAAGAACGCCGCCCGCCCCGCAGACCGCGCGCGCCTGCTCGGCGACGCCCAGCGCATGCTGGCCGAGGACGCGGTGCATGCGTTTCTCTACCAGCCGCAATGGGTGACCGTGGCCAACAAGCAGCTGCGCGGGCTGTGGAAGGACATGCCCATCTTCGTCAACGACCTCTCCGCCCTGTCCTGGTCATGA